From Bacilli bacterium, the proteins below share one genomic window:
- a CDS encoding XTP/dITP diphosphatase, which translates to MRFNNKQIIIATKNSGKVREFADMFAKVGLSVRSLHDVPNMPEIVEDGETFLANAEKKARTIARAAGIPVLADDSGLRVDLLDGAPGVYSARFAGEHATDRDNNEKLLDELRKKRHGKPAANPQDAPVTLLSPAQYVCALVLYDPAEGNSLRVEGECSGYIIAEPRGHNGFGYDPYFYVPEYGMTMAELAPEVKNAISHRGKALRRMLESLEI; encoded by the coding sequence GTGCGGTTCAACAATAAGCAAATCATCATCGCCACGAAAAATAGCGGGAAAGTGCGCGAGTTTGCCGATATGTTCGCAAAAGTCGGCCTTTCCGTACGCAGTTTGCACGATGTGCCGAATATGCCGGAAATCGTCGAGGACGGAGAAACGTTTCTGGCCAATGCGGAAAAAAAGGCGCGGACGATCGCCCGCGCTGCCGGCATTCCGGTGCTGGCGGACGATTCCGGCTTACGCGTCGACTTGCTTGATGGCGCACCCGGCGTATACTCCGCGCGGTTTGCCGGGGAACACGCGACTGATCGGGATAATAACGAGAAGCTGCTTGACGAACTGCGAAAAAAGCGGCACGGTAAGCCAGCCGCTAATCCGCAGGATGCGCCTGTAACCCTGCTTAGCCCGGCGCAATATGTATGCGCTCTTGTTCTTTATGATCCGGCAGAAGGTAATAGTTTACGCGTCGAAGGGGAATGTTCCGGTTACATTATTGCCGAACCGCGCGGACACAATGGGTTCGGTTATGATCCTTATTTTTATGTGCCGGAATACGGCATGACGATGGCCGAGCTTGCGCCCGAGGTTAAAAATGCGATCAGCCATCGCGGCAAAGCGCTTCGGCGAATGCTCGAATCCCTGGAAATTTAA
- the rph gene encoding ribonuclease PH, protein MRPDGRQLDQLRKTVILTNYNKYAEGSVFIEVGDTKVICTATVEDRVPPFMKGQGKGWVTAEYSMIPRATQQRNQREAAKGRLGGRTMEIQRLIGRALRSVVNLEMLGERTITLDCDVVQADGGTRTTSITGAFVALALALDKLAKEANLPAIPLNDFLASVSVGVIAGEPRLDLNYEEDSSAKVDMNVVMTGSRKFVEIQGTGEESPFTKSELNNLLELAEQGILAMIDLQKQALGPELAEKIAEAAKRAVQQ, encoded by the coding sequence TTGAGACCTGACGGAAGACAGCTTGACCAATTGCGAAAAACGGTAATTTTGACCAACTATAACAAATATGCGGAGGGTTCTGTTTTTATTGAAGTCGGCGATACCAAAGTGATTTGCACGGCAACGGTGGAAGACCGCGTGCCGCCGTTTATGAAAGGGCAAGGAAAAGGCTGGGTCACCGCGGAATATTCCATGATCCCGCGCGCGACGCAGCAGCGAAACCAACGCGAAGCCGCCAAAGGCAGACTGGGCGGCCGCACGATGGAAATCCAGCGTTTGATCGGCAGAGCATTGCGGTCTGTCGTCAATCTGGAGATGTTGGGCGAGCGGACCATTACGCTTGATTGCGACGTCGTGCAGGCGGATGGGGGAACGCGCACCACTTCGATTACGGGAGCGTTTGTCGCTTTGGCGCTGGCTTTAGACAAGCTGGCGAAAGAGGCGAATTTGCCGGCGATTCCGTTAAATGACTTTCTTGCTTCCGTAAGTGTCGGGGTCATCGCCGGCGAGCCGCGCCTGGATCTGAACTATGAAGAGGATTCCAGCGCAAAGGTGGATATGAACGTCGTCATGACAGGCAGCCGCAAATTTGTGGAAATCCAGGGAACAGGCGAGGAATCGCCGTTTACAAAATCGGAGTTGAACAACTTGCTGGAACTTGCCGAGCAGGGGATTTTAGCCATGATCGATCTGCAAAAACAAGCGCTCGGGCCGGAACTTGCCGAGAAAATAGCGGAGGCTGCGAAACGTGCGGTTCAACAATAA
- a CDS encoding GerMN domain-containing protein, protein MMRSGWFRGVALLLILSLPLFVAGCGLFKTKTEIDPPPAETEGGADIQTIAPAEEMAGSGKTAPVTLYFKDSDGYVAPITMDLPFSEGIAKRSLEYMVDGGPVTEMLPAGFKALLPKNTTMTVDIDAKEKLATVDFSKQFADYAASDERKILEAVTWTLTGFPSVDKVRLQIAGQDLVEMPVAGMPLDEPVSRAIGINVEQAAGVPISEASPVTLYFLNETSQGYRYYVPVTRLIEQPQDIAMAALQQLIKGPGEQSKLQEVIAPSAEILGVDQSDGLVTVNFGNQILSSDNTVPAETLQSVVQSLADSTGGDKVQIMVDGSVQVVASDHTDYGRPVSKEAHINPLRL, encoded by the coding sequence ATGATGCGTAGCGGATGGTTCAGGGGGGTTGCGCTGCTTTTGATTTTAAGCCTGCCGCTCTTCGTTGCCGGTTGCGGCTTGTTCAAAACGAAAACGGAAATTGATCCGCCGCCGGCGGAAACGGAGGGAGGGGCGGACATTCAGACGATCGCTCCCGCGGAAGAGATGGCGGGTTCAGGCAAAACGGCGCCGGTAACGCTGTATTTTAAAGACAGCGACGGTTATGTGGCGCCAATCACGATGGATCTGCCTTTTTCCGAGGGGATTGCCAAACGGTCTCTCGAATATATGGTCGACGGCGGACCCGTAACCGAAATGCTGCCGGCCGGTTTTAAAGCGCTATTGCCGAAAAATACGACGATGACCGTGGATATCGACGCCAAAGAAAAACTGGCTACGGTTGACTTTTCCAAACAGTTTGCGGACTATGCGGCAAGCGACGAACGCAAAATACTCGAAGCGGTTACATGGACGCTAACGGGTTTTCCAAGCGTCGATAAAGTGCGGTTGCAAATTGCGGGGCAGGATTTGGTGGAAATGCCCGTTGCCGGCATGCCTTTGGATGAGCCCGTGTCGCGGGCAATCGGCATCAATGTGGAGCAGGCCGCCGGTGTCCCGATAAGCGAAGCATCTCCGGTAACGCTTTATTTCTTAAACGAAACATCCCAGGGTTATCGCTATTATGTCCCGGTTACGCGGCTGATCGAACAGCCGCAAGATATTGCCATGGCGGCGTTGCAACAGTTGATCAAGGGCCCCGGCGAACAATCGAAACTGCAGGAAGTGATTGCGCCGTCTGCGGAAATTTTGGGCGTGGATCAATCGGATGGGTTGGTAACCGTCAATTTCGGCAATCAAATTCTCAGTTCCGACAACACGGTTCCCGCGGAAACGCTGCAGTCGGTAGTACAATCGCTAGCGGATAGCACCGGCGGCGACAAAGTGCAAATCATGGTGGACGGCAGCGTCCAGGTGGTCGCGTCGGATCACACCGATTACGGCCGCCCCGTCAGCAAAGAGGCGCATATCAACCCGCTGCGGTTATAG
- a CDS encoding phosphatidylglycerophosphatase A, translating to MDAENLDIAEDAKKWLEKRGVGVGDIAELVIFLQKDYFPDLSLEECRANVERVLSKHEVRNAIMTGIQLDTLTEENKLSEPLLGMIRRDEGLYGCDEILALSIVNVYGSIGLTNYGYINKIKPGILQRLNDKSGPNVNTFLDDIVGAIAASASSRIAHSKKAVQGSQQPGGG from the coding sequence ATGGACGCGGAAAATTTGGACATTGCCGAAGACGCCAAAAAGTGGTTGGAAAAACGTGGCGTGGGAGTCGGGGATATTGCCGAATTGGTCATATTTTTGCAAAAAGATTATTTCCCGGATTTGTCGCTGGAAGAATGCCGCGCCAATGTAGAGCGTGTGCTGTCCAAGCATGAGGTGCGCAATGCGATCATGACCGGCATCCAACTTGACACATTAACTGAGGAAAACAAACTTAGCGAGCCGCTATTAGGCATGATTCGCCGTGACGAGGGCCTGTATGGCTGCGACGAAATTTTGGCGCTGTCCATCGTGAATGTATACGGCAGCATCGGGCTCACCAACTACGGCTATATCAATAAAATAAAGCCGGGCATTTTGCAACGACTGAACGATAAAAGCGGACCAAACGTCAATACCTTTCTTGATGATATCGTCGGCGCCATCGCCGCTTCCGCCTCCAGCCGGATCGCGCACAGCAAAAAGGCGGTTCAGGGAAGCCAACAACCCGGCGGCGGCTAA
- a CDS encoding MBL fold metallo-hydrolase, giving the protein MAKPLWTRISGDLIQARIPLPFPLRWVNSYLVKGAAGYTLIDPGLHTGQALEAWRQIMAEVGCSFAEISAIVLTHHHPDHYGLAGWFQEQTGAPVFMSETGMRQADLLWGEERPLTDAIERLFLAHGMNAQLAEPLREHLESFVPLVSPRPQATCIGKGETIRIGNRNCLIMEHGGHAAGHLSFLDTATKEIFCGDQVLPQITPNISYIPGIDPDPLRTYLAGLRELSRLKAAVAYPGHREPFAGIAHRAEEIIQHHEQRLLNISGFMKNGATAYEICLAMFGANLSLHQLRFALSETIAHMIYLARGGDETTTR; this is encoded by the coding sequence GTGGCTAAACCATTGTGGACCCGCATAAGCGGCGATCTCATCCAGGCGCGCATTCCGTTGCCGTTTCCGTTGCGCTGGGTAAACAGCTATCTCGTTAAAGGCGCTGCAGGATACACACTGATCGATCCGGGATTGCACACTGGACAAGCATTGGAAGCGTGGCGGCAAATTATGGCGGAAGTCGGCTGTTCATTTGCCGAAATCTCCGCAATTGTGCTGACGCATCACCATCCCGACCATTACGGATTGGCGGGCTGGTTTCAAGAGCAAACGGGGGCTCCCGTATTCATGTCCGAAACCGGTATGCGGCAAGCCGATTTGCTGTGGGGCGAAGAACGCCCGCTGACCGACGCAATCGAACGGCTTTTTTTGGCGCACGGGATGAATGCGCAGTTGGCGGAACCGCTGCGGGAACATTTGGAAAGCTTTGTGCCGCTTGTTTCCCCGCGCCCGCAAGCCACTTGCATTGGCAAAGGCGAGACGATCCGCATCGGAAACCGCAATTGCCTGATTATGGAACATGGCGGGCATGCCGCCGGACACTTAAGTTTTTTGGATACCGCCACGAAGGAAATTTTTTGCGGCGACCAGGTACTCCCGCAAATTACGCCCAATATCAGCTACATACCGGGAATTGATCCGGATCCGCTGCGAACATATCTCGCCGGTTTGCGCGAGCTGTCCCGACTAAAGGCGGCGGTTGCCTACCCCGGGCACCGCGAGCCGTTTGCCGGGATTGCACATAGGGCCGAAGAAATTATACAGCATCATGAGCAACGGCTTTTAAACATATCCGGGTTCATGAAAAACGGGGCGACCGCCTACGAGATTTGCCTGGCGATGTTCGGCGCCAATCTTTCCTTGCATCAACTGCGCTTTGCCTTGTCCGAAACGATCGCCCACATGATTTATTTGGCCCGAGGCGGAGACGAAACGACTACCCGCTAA
- a CDS encoding class I SAM-dependent methyltransferase has protein sequence MEAWYEKSFGKDYLLVYKHRDFQGAANEVLAMSKWLRLPAGAQVLDLCCGMGRHSLSLAALGYRVTGVDLSEVLLNEAKKLDTSGEVVWKRGDMRHVPLSGGFDAVVNLFTSFGYFANDQENIAVIAEIARMLKPGGKFIIDYLNPGTVVKNLQPRTIRQEGAATIEETRWIENGCVCKKIVLSEPETVPRTYNEQVKLYDQEWFLAAISAAGLFVEQIYGGYDGSAYREEQSRRMIFVGGKADKDRG, from the coding sequence ATGGAAGCATGGTACGAAAAAAGTTTTGGCAAAGATTATTTGCTCGTATATAAACATCGCGATTTCCAGGGGGCGGCAAACGAGGTGTTGGCCATGAGCAAATGGCTGCGGTTGCCTGCGGGGGCGCAAGTGCTTGATTTGTGCTGCGGCATGGGCAGGCATTCCCTGTCGCTGGCGGCTTTGGGATATCGGGTGACCGGGGTGGATTTGTCGGAAGTTTTATTAAACGAAGCAAAAAAACTCGACACTTCCGGCGAAGTAGTCTGGAAGCGTGGAGATATGCGCCATGTGCCGCTGTCCGGCGGCTTTGACGCGGTGGTGAACTTGTTTACCTCGTTCGGGTATTTTGCAAACGACCAGGAAAATATCGCAGTGATTGCGGAAATTGCCCGGATGTTGAAACCCGGCGGCAAGTTTATCATCGACTATCTCAATCCGGGAACGGTTGTGAAAAATTTGCAACCGCGCACTATTCGGCAGGAAGGCGCGGCGACAATCGAGGAGACCCGGTGGATCGAAAATGGTTGTGTTTGCAAAAAGATTGTCTTGAGCGAACCGGAAACAGTGCCGCGCACATATAACGAACAGGTGAAACTGTATGATCAGGAATGGTTTCTCGCGGCGATTTCCGCAGCCGGGCTCTTTGTCGAACAAATATATGGCGGTTATGACGGCTCCGCTTACCGGGAAGAACAATCGCGGCGGATGATTTTTGTCGGCGGAAAGGCGGATAAGGATCGTGGCTAA
- a CDS encoding cupin domain-containing protein, whose translation MEIKSLREASEFSSEQFTKRIVYKKGESVVFVLNFNPGQELPPHKHPGTNIFILVLEGNGTITVDGASSEVTAEDVICCEGGEQFSFKNTGSGKARLYVELVKIPDESYAKNI comes from the coding sequence ATGGAAATTAAGTCACTTCGGGAAGCAAGCGAATTTAGCTCCGAACAATTCACCAAAAGGATCGTCTACAAAAAGGGCGAAAGTGTTGTGTTCGTCCTGAATTTCAACCCGGGCCAGGAGTTGCCGCCGCACAAGCATCCCGGCACGAACATCTTTATCCTGGTGCTGGAAGGAAACGGCACGATTACTGTTGACGGCGCCAGTTCGGAAGTAACGGCGGAAGATGTGATCTGCTGCGAAGGCGGCGAACAATTTTCGTTCAAAAACACAGGCAGCGGAAAAGCGCGTCTTTATGTTGAATTGGTGAAAATTCCTGATGAATCTTACGCGAAAAATATCTGA
- the tatA gene encoding twin-arginine translocase TatA/TatE family subunit: protein MGDLFAPSHILLILIVVLLLFGPKKLPELGRAFGKTLREFKNGASGLMSDDEPSPNAKLPDGPNNETNKQ, encoded by the coding sequence ATGGGTGATCTGTTCGCCCCCAGCCATATATTGCTGATCCTGATTGTCGTATTGCTGTTGTTCGGACCGAAGAAGCTGCCGGAATTGGGAAGGGCGTTCGGCAAAACGTTGCGCGAATTCAAAAACGGCGCCAGCGGCCTGATGTCGGACGATGAGCCAAGCCCGAACGCGAAGTTGCCTGATGGGCCAAATAACGAAACGAACAAGCAATAA